In Acidobacteriota bacterium, the DNA window AGGGGTGCGACTCGGGGAAACGCGCCGAGCCGAAGACGGTTACGCAAGGGCCGACGAAGTGCAGTTGGCGGAAGCCGGAGATCAGTTCGCGGAAGACGCGCAGGGCGCGGAAGAACTCGAAGCGGCGGGTACGCGGGCCTTCGAGGAACTTCTGCTCCTCGGGCGTGGAGGAGGCTTTACCCCAGCGCGGCTCGGGTGCGGGAGTGATGAAGTGCGTGGGGATGATGGAATCGTCGTTGGTGGCCATGCAGCTAGAGTAAACCAGTCAGGGGCGAGGCCGGAAGGAGTAACGTTAGGCCAGTGGCGCTGAACATGTAGCGCGGCACGGTCACACCGCATTGCCCTAACCGTGGTTGCGGGTGATGCGGTGGTGGATGGTGCGCAGGGCCAGCGCGCTGAACGCGATGACCACCGCGCCCAGGCCGATGAGCAGCGTGGTCTGGCGTTCGAGGAAGCTGGCGCCGAGGTAAATGGTGGCGATGGCGTAGGGCAGCTCGACAGTCAGCAAGATGACGAAATATTTCCAGAAGGGATAGCGCGCCAGGCCCAGCAGATATCCGGGAACCTCCGAGGGCACGGCGAACTGAAAGAGCAGGACGAAGCCGAAGCCCGCGCGATGGGTGATGATATTTTCGTAGCGGTGCAGCGCCGGGCCGCGGTGCAGCGCCGTTACCACCTGCCGCCCCAGATAGCGCCCGATGGCATAAGCCAGCGCGCCGCCGATGATCCAGCCGGTCCACAGCAGCAAAACGCTGATGGCCTTGCCCCAAACGAGTATGGCCACGGGGGCGATGAGCGCGCTCGAAACAAACGCCACCATCGCCGAGGTGGCGGCCAGCGCGACGAAGGCGATCACGCCCAGCACGGGGCGGGTCCGTACAATGGCTTCCGTGGCGATAAGCAGATCGAGCAGCCAGGAGTGAACCGAGTCGGAAGTAGCGGCCAGAACAATGCCGATGGCCAGCAGGAGCAGAATCACAGCTCGACGCCTGGTGGAAGGGAATCGTTGCGCGAGATGCAACTTGGTCTCCAACCTAAATTTCCATAATGACTGGCAGAATCAGCGGGTGGCGCGAGGTTTGCTTCTTGATGTAGCGCTTCAGGTCGGCGCGAATTTTCTCTTTGATCAATCCATAGTCACCGCGCACCTCGCCGGAGGATTTTTCGAGCGTGCCGACGATAATCTCCTTGGCGTTGGTCAGAAAAGCCTCGGTGTCATCGCCGAAGACGAAGCCGCGGCTGATGATCTCGGGATAGGATTCGATCTTGCCGCTGAGCTTGTTGATGGCGATGATGGGGATGACGATGCCGTCCTCGGAGATATGGCGGCGGTCGCGGATAATCATATCTTCGACCACTTCGTCGATCGATCCAGAGTCGATGCACAGCCGTCCCACGGTGACGCGGCCGGACTTGCGCGCGCCGTCGCCGTCGAACTCCAGCACATCGCCGATCTCGAGGACGAAGGTCTCCTTGATCTCCTCAATGTGCG includes these proteins:
- a CDS encoding TVP38/TMEM64 family protein, yielding METKLHLAQRFPSTRRRAVILLLLAIGIVLAATSDSVHSWLLDLLIATEAIVRTRPVLGVIAFVALAATSAMVAFVSSALIAPVAILVWGKAISVLLLWTGWIIGGALAYAIGRYLGRQVVTALHRGPALHRYENIITHRAGFGFVLLFQFAVPSEVPGYLLGLARYPFWKYFVILLTVELPYAIATIYLGASFLERQTTLLIGLGAVVIAFSALALRTIHHRITRNHG